The sequence below is a genomic window from Hemitrygon akajei chromosome 2, sHemAka1.3, whole genome shotgun sequence.
gtttttttttaagctTAATTGATTATGATTAGTGCGGTGGCATCGGGGAAAACTCCCCCAGTGTTTTATACGATCTTATGAATTAACCCGAACAGGAGACTAAGATGGCGGGGAGGAATAACCCACCGGTCAACTGGAAAGGCATTCGGTAGACTGCTCCTTTCCAAGTCACCTTGCAGGATTTACAGTGTAGAGTGCCCACCTCAGGAGAAGCTCAGCAGCATAACGGCCGGCACAGCCCCCGGCCACTCCGGGGGGCCTACCCCTGTCCCCAGGACTCACCTTAGCGCGGGAGCCCATGGCACAGCGAGCCCGGGCTCCACGACTCCCGGGCAGTGAACCGCACACAGCCCGAGCCCGGGCCGCCGTCAGCCGTCACTCGGTTTAACCGCCGCCTACGCAACAATCTTCCTTCGGACCTGTGCCGCCGAGGGACAAAGTACCGCAAGTACAACCATGTCAAAATGGCAATTCTACCTTCTTCTCAGAGCCAGGCCCACACCAGGAACTTTCTACCAGCCTAGGACGAAAAGGGGGTGTGGGATATTATAGGGCATAATAAAAACTGTAGGTCAGTTGAAATCCATAAATCAAGCTCATAAGAGCTTATATAGTGTTTATATAGAAGTTTGAAACGGTTATAATTATTAACAGTTTCTAGGCCACTCAGCCTCTGGTTTGTACCATTGAAAGCTGAaatgtttttattatttattcttccTCAATCAGCATTTGTATTTGTGGCAGTCTGAGCACACATTGGCTACTTTTCCTACATTGCAATAAGGACCACATTTCTCAAGTTAAATGGCTATAGAGTGCTTTGGGTCTTTAGGTGATTAATGCAGCACACACAGGTGTTAgaagaactcagtaagtcaggcagcatctatggaaaggaacataagagttgatgttttagatttggtccgaaatgtcgactctatacctttccatagatgttgcctgacctgctgggttcctccacctttttgtgtgtgttgctctggatttataacatctgcagaatctcttgtgtttattacttGATAATGTttccctttgatttttttttaactccaCATGTATTGGTTCTATTATCCAGCAAAAATCAATCAATTGCATTTTTAAAATGTTCTCAACAATAATTTTTgggagatttctgaatggtcaaatttaaagtaaatttattatcaaagtacatacatgtcaccacatacaaccctgagatttattttctaacCATAGTaggaagactgcaccaacagggctgacaaccagtgtggaaaagacaacaaactgtgcaaatacaaaaataaagggaaaaaaaaacaatattaagcaataaatattgagaacatgagatgaagagcccttgaaagtgagtccataggttgtgggaacagttcagtgatgggttcaGTTCAGTGAGTTCAGTTCAGCCAATGAACACTACTTCTCTATTCctcctttgcactacttatttattttatcgtAACTTATAGCATTGAAAAAGTTTTGCcacaagaacaaatttcatgtcatttatctgtcataataaacctgattctgagacttTTCTACTCTGCATAAAGAACTGTTTTCTGACACCACCTTAAATGATATTTTCTTTAAGATAACACCATCTAATTCTAGACTCCCCAATTAGAGGAAATATTTCCTCTTGATCAACTCCATAAAATTCTTTAGACATCATAAGTACTGTATATCACTTTGATTATTCCTTAAACTTACATACTTTAAAAATGTCTGCACAATCCTTTCTCATAATGTAATGCTTTTGGCTCTGCTATCATAGTTTTACATTTTTGAAAGTCAATATAGCCTTCCTAAATGTGGTTCTTGTTAGTGAACAGATTAGTTTGATATAACTGCAAAAAATACCTAGGCCTTGTATATCTGATTCCTTGAAAGAAGGACCTACAGTTTTTAGTTCGTATCATTGCATTTTCTCCAGTAGCTTTTAATGATTTCTACATTTCGAGCCTAAATCCCATGGCTTCTCCACCATTTTTTAGATTATCCCCACCACCTGGGCCATGCATGCCATCTATCTGCAGCTACTATCATTCAGGAGGTAGAGAAGCatgaagacccacaccaccaggttcaagaaatgCTACTGCCCTTCAACCATTCTGTTCTTGAACCAACAGGCAACGACACTAtgagcctgtgatgctgctggcagTAAGTTCTACATTCTACCTGAGTACAAATGTGCATAAAATTCAACTTTTATCTTTGATTTTAGAAAATTTTCTTGAATCCAAAGTGAATGATCTCATATTTCCCCACCATTGTTTTGTTGATGTGATAACATTTCAGTTAAATTGGTTGCATTTCTCAGAGGTTAAATTTCACAGGTTAAATGTGAAAGCAGATTGGCTAGATTACCTCCCTTTGAAATGTAACTTCCTCTCTGCTTCAAACAATACACATCTGCATAGAACAGGATCACATTTTTCCAGTATGGCTTCTTCATTCCTGGCaagtgcagcccagttgccaaaGTAGACCAAACCCAAGGCCAGGCAGAACAAGCTGCTTTGCAGCCATCCGTTCCTTATGAACCTTGCTAAAGTGCATATCTTTGCACTTTCTTTTAAATGAACGAGTAAATTAAGTGTTATAGTTAAGCTTATTGATGTAATCAAATGTATGATAAAACTTAGTATGTTTCCATTTCTGACTAAATGATTTATGCCTCTGAATTATATTTGGACTGGAAGGAAATTAGTGAAGTTATACAGATATAGAATCATTGAGTGTTGACATTAAAGTTGGTTATATCCTGGCCTGGGCTCTGAGACAGGTAATGCTGGCAGCGCTCATTGTCATAAATAAATGAACATACTTCTGAGGTTTTGCTTGGAAATCAGAGTTTTTTCATGATCTTTCCTCTGGCCAGATTTTGTAGAATTGGAACTAATCTGAGAAATTTAGTTTTAAAATGTACGAAGACTGAAGTTATAGTATTAGCCTATTAGTTCCTCACAAACACACTAGAAAAGTACAAATCATGTTCAATCAGGCAAATTTACTTTAGGTTAACGTGTTAAAACATGGCAAGCTGACAATGCTCTTTATTTGTGTTGGTTGCAAAATCCATGCCTGTTTCTGATGTCTGTCTTCTAGATACTTTGGGGGATGTAGCAGGTACAAAACAAAATGGAGAAAAATACTCTAGATGTTGGATGGCCGGGGTGGAGgtacatctccaccaaaggaggtctCTGCTAGATTGCAggccatccttgggcaaggtaccTGCTtagaccctgatcagggtcacctgaAGTCATGGGAGccagtggtggatggtcatatgagcggCTGATGCAAACACTGACGCCAAGCAGACCATATgtgaagagaattgataatgaCTGGTGTCATTTGTCTCgcaaagatactgcccagaaggcggcaatggcaagccacttctctagaaatatttgccaagagcGGTCATGGATAGGATCATGATCGCCCACATTACTATGATATAGCACGTAATGATGCTGATGACTCTAATAGTAATGTTAATGCAGTCACCAAAAAAGAGACAAGTTTGGTGAGCAGTCACTCAGGAACTTTCAATCTTGGTGAATAGGTCTGATGATCTCAAGAAGGTTGCAAGCAAAAATGGGAGCAAGAATTATGTTACAACCTAATGTTAAAATTTGCATATTTATGCAAAGgtgtaaaaaaaagttaaatatgATCTGCAAGGAGTTGCAACTACCTTTATTAGAGTGTAAAGTGAAAGGTTCAGGCACTGCGCTTGCCATCATCGACCACACGACGGATTGGTGGAATTATCCGTCCATCAAAGCGGCACCGCCACCCGTGAGCCAATCAATCGGTCGGGCTGCAATGATTGGCGGTTGGAGCGGGCGGTGCCATCCTGCGAGGCTTCCTCATTCAGAGGCAGAGCCGGGTTTGCGGAGAAGGAGCGCCATGGCCGGTGGGGACACTATCTTCGGCATGATCATTCGCGGAGAAATCCCGTGCGACTTTCTCCACCAGGATGACAAGGTAAAGGGGAGAGCATGAAACTCGTGGCTGCAGAGCGGTTTACATGTTGCGTTCATGCCGCCTGGCCTGGACTCGCCAGGAAGGTGGGCGTGGGCTTTCCGCAGTCACTGGCTTCCCGTTCCCTCGCTCCTGCCCTATCAGAGCATTTAATAGTTGTAGGAGCAGTTGAAAATAAACCCTTTCTGTTTCCATTTATTCACTACCTCCCCGCTTTCGTAAGGCTGAGGGAGATGAATGGAGCTGAGGTTTTGAATAGAACGAAATTTTGGTATTTCTGCAATTCTGCAAGCGTTGCACTGAGGGAGGCCGTTAGACATATTGTGTCCATGcttgttttaaaaataaaaacccTCGAGTATTATTATCCTTCATAGTGCAGATTCACCATGAAATTTGCATTTCATACGGAAAATGCGATTGCATCTTAAATATGGTAGTTTTTGGTGACGCAGTCAGTTTGCAGTATAAAGTGGGAACTTAAAAATACTAATGCAGCAAAGCAAAACCGATGAGACActcagttttatttttaaagcgGGCCTCGGGTCATGAAAGGCTTCCGATACGTTCTAGGAGTGACTAGTCACAGGGGCGGGTcgaggaatgggacagggagattAGGTGGGTTTCATTGGATTGTGTGCTCCTTCCTGGAAATCATTTGCTGTGGCGGGGTGCTTGGTTTGCGAACGTGCTCTTCGAAAAACCATACAAGGTGGCTTGCTCCCGAGGGGTCATTGACGTTGATTGCTCAATCTTGCTAGTGCATTTGGAAGGATTTTAAGAGTCCTAGAACCCTcccgcacagaaacaggcccttaggcccatctagtctgtgccgagctATTAATCTaactacctctcccatccatgtatctttccaaatttctcttgcATTTTGAAATCAAACCTTTATCCAGCACTTCTGGTGGCTCGTTCCAggctctcaccaccttctgagtgaagaagacccCCCACTTGTGTTCCCCTAAACATTATCACCTTCTGCctctaacccatgacctctaattctagactCATCCAACTTACGTGGAAGGAAAAAACCTGCTAGGTAACCTTAGACAACCTTCAGTAATTTAGGCAACTCCTCCATACCATTATAGTTACCCAGGTTTAAATTGAAGACACTGCCTATTGATCCATGGTGTTCATCTTccatctgcattttgaattctaccAAATTGTGTTTGTTACCCATCAGGGAATTTTTAAATACAGTGTCACTTGTTAACCCTTCCTCATTACATTAGACTAATGCTTAAAGTAGCCTGTTCCTTGGTAGGCTCTGCTATGTACTGGTCTGAAGGGCAATCCTAGATGCATTCCATAAAGGTTTCTACAATACCTTTGCCTCTTTGATTTTGTCCAATCAATATATAAACTAAAGCCTCCTCCAAAAATATACTTCTGATGTCTCATACTTGCAGTAACAAAATTGCATACATTTGTAATTAATGTTAAGTTTGATACTTGATCTTGTACCTTACTCCCATATATTATACACCAATCTTATTTGTTTAACATGCTTAGAAAATTAATGTTGGTGTTTATTTTTACCTTCTGGTTCATGACATAATTGTTGAACTTATTGGCATTATCTCTAAGCAACTGATTTGTTTTAGTGGGCACTGGAATGCAGTGCCTCTTTTTTCTAAAAAGAGGACTCTAGAGCTCACTAAATATTTATAAGCAACTTTACTCAAAGTCAGAAAGAAGAATTACCTCTTCCTCACTGACTAGGTAATCCAGGCAGAAATCAGTTATTGACAAACCTCCATCAGTAAATTAACCCTTTGCAAGTCCataactttgtactatcttgaatcagaatt
It includes:
- the LOC140741688 gene encoding adenosine 5'-monophosphoramidase HINT1-like encodes the protein MICKELQLPLLECKVKGSGTALAIIDHTTDWWNYPSIKAAPPPVSQSIGRAAMIGGWSGRCHPARLPHSEAEPGLRRRSAMAGGDTIFGMIIRGEIPCDFLHQDDKCIVFRDIAPQAPTHFLVVPKKPISGLSKAEDSDAELLGHLMIVAKKVAAELGLTKGYRLILNEGPEGGQSVFHIHLHVCGGRQMDWPPG